One window of Saimiri boliviensis isolate mSaiBol1 chromosome 4, mSaiBol1.pri, whole genome shotgun sequence genomic DNA carries:
- the LOC101032540 gene encoding putative coiled-coil-helix-coiled-coil-helix domain-containing protein CHCHD2P9, mitochondrial, whose product MPHGSRSCTSHVATRANQVPHMRTTRRSAPAAQPPPAASPSAFGSPAAVPRQSSLMAQTATIAAESMGHTLDRAIAGGFSGGSNAEPARPDITYQEPQGTQMPQQQQPCFYGIKPLLECAQNQGDKSSVKVSVRC is encoded by the exons ATGCCGCATGGAAGCCGGAGCTGCACCTCTCACGTGGCCACTCGGGCCAACCAAGTACCTCACATGAGAACCACAc GCAGGTCAGCACCAGCAGCTCAGCCACCACCAGCGGCTTCCCCCTCTGCATTTGGCTCTCCTGCTGCTGTGCCCCGGCAGTCAAGTCTGATGGCCCAGACAGCAACCATTGCAGCTGAGAGCATGGGACACACACTAGATCGTGCCATCGCTGGgggcttcagtggaggaagtaatgCTGAGCCTGCAAGACCTGACATCACTTACCAGGAGCCCCAAGGAACCCAGatgccacagcagcagcagccttgcTTCTATGGGATAAAACCACTTTTGGAGTGTGCCCAGAACCAAGGTGACAAAAGCTctgtgaaggtttcagtgaggtGCTGA